From the Juglans microcarpa x Juglans regia isolate MS1-56 chromosome 7D, Jm3101_v1.0, whole genome shotgun sequence genome, the window TCTATATATATCAGCTTGTATATTAAATTGGAAATAtcaatttgaatatatatatatatatatatacatagttaATTTTCGgaacattaaaatatatcattgtCCAATCATCTATTATAatggatatatatttataaaagtatgggtgataatatatatatatatataacacaatcTATAAACTCGGTAAAATCACAAtacgaaaagaaaaattaaatttgatataaattgGTTTAGATCAaaatagttaattaaatttCGCAGTGAACAGAGCTCATATTAATTGCACAACTTAAAAGTTCGTGATGATTCCACTGATCACTTCCATCGAGAGAGACACGTTGTCGGCCTCAtgtctaaaaagaaaaacaataaaaaaccGAGACAAAATTAGCTGATGATGGGCTCACATGAGTTCAATGTTATATTAACGATGTAAATGCAAAGTAGGGAGTAAAAAGTCATATTAATAATGAtgatcttacttaattattatatatcccAACTTGTTCAGTACTGTAtacaaatagattaaaaaaaagggaagaaaaatccCAATTGGCAACTTGCCTCAGCTCCTCTATAAAAAGCCGAGTTAGTGACACTCTCAATCACACCAAAACCCAATATGGCGATGGAAGGGTACATACTCATAGgccttcttgttcttgtttcctCTTTCGCCAATACCATCAATGCCATTGCTATCACTCCCCGTTACGGCATTTCTACACTCAACAGGACCAGTTTTCCCAAAGGTTTCACTTTTGGTGCAGGATCAGCTGACTATCAGGTAAGCCCCAGGTTGCacatattttgagtttcaataCGTTCACAAAATAAGTCATCCAAATACGTGCATGCCCCTATAAGTGTTTGAATTCCAGGTTGAAGGTGCAACGCCGTTTTATGATGGCAAAGGAGAAAGTATGTGGGATTATTACACCCACAAATAcccaggtctctctctctctctctctctctctctctctctctacatatatatatataatattacgtACGATGCGTCGTCCTTGAATATAAGTTTATCTATATCTATCGTAAGaatgagaaaattattatttcaaatgACATGAAGACGAAAAACTAAGAACCTACTGCTAttttcagaagaaaaaaaaaattgacattttgGGGTGTCTTGGATACAAAAAGCCATTTAATGcatcttatctaatttaatcattataattttttcaaatttctatacaaaatacaataaacaattcaactttttcaaatatcaaaacaataataatattaaaaaaatattttacctatattttattcaactttcaattcattttatctcaactctcTATCAAAACCACTGCTTAATCTCCAAAGTGAAATACTAAGGCTAGATTCGGAACACAAACttatctcaacccatctcaaatcaatcattgataggactcactactttttcaaattttcattaaaaagttaaaacttatcTTAAACTATTGTATAcgttcaaacacatatctcaatctatttacattcaaacacgtTTCAATAGGACCCACAAAatactaatattcacaaatcaaCTTAGATCATGTCAACTGAAATCACCTAATTAGcatccaaatatataatatatgacccattaatcattgaaaatattttcgaACAAACTTTGTGGTTAGGCTTGTGCTTTAgtcttaaataatattaatttgatttgtttgaAACTGTAGAGAAAATAGCGGATGGCAGTAATGGGGATGTAGCTAGTGAACAATATCATCGCTTCAAGGTACGCGTATCCTTTTCTTTACCCGTTTTGTGGATAAATAAGTGTAAAAGGTATATAccacataaggaaaaaaattaaatattgatgagGTAGCAATTTCGTTCCGCTTCCATTCTATTATGATGAGCTAGCTTTGTGATCAAgtcctaaaactaaaaataaataattattattttaaagaaatgttatctgagaaattgtaaaaaaaaaaaaaaaaaaaaaaaaggaaaaagctttttttctaacatttttatgctaaaataataattatagaagATTAATTGTCTTTTCTGGAAATTTTAGGAGGACTTTGGGCTTCTGAAGGATATGAATGGAGATGCATACAGATTCTCAATCGCATGGACCAGACTGATACCAAGTAATTAAATGCTTTTCTGCCTCAATGATATATCTCTAGCAATTAATTTCCGATGcctatatatattcattgtcTAATTTTTTAAAGCTTTCGATATGATATATAATCATGTCATAAGTACTATTGGTTTGTGTTCAATTTTCAGCCGGAAAGATTAGTGATGGTGTGAACCAGAAAGGAATCGACCACTACAACCAGGTCATCAATGAACTCCTAGCCCAAGGTCACGGGCGTCTACATTAATCTATCACCATATACTAATAATGAGGAGGTCATGTCAACCCATAAATAATTCACTGATCATGTATTAATGGTACTTTGAATTATTGAAATGCAGGTCTTACGCCCTATGTGACAATCTTCCACTGGCACGTCCCAATAGCCTTGGATCATAAGTATGGCGGTTTCTTAAGTCGCCGCATTTTGTAAGTGATGACTAATTCACGACCGTATAGTATCACCAACATTCCATATATGGAAATGGGTAATTCTAATATATCCGTGCATGCGTACGTAATTTTTAGGAAAGACTTCAAGGACTACGCAGAGCTTTGCTTCAAGGAGTTTGGTGATAGGGTAAAGCACTGGACCACCGTAAACGAGCCTCATATGTTCACCAATGGTGGATATGCAGCTGGGGTTTTAGCACCTTTTAGATGTTCGAGCTGGCAAAACATGAATTGCACCGGTGGGGATTCAGCGACGGAGCCATATACCGTAGCCCACAATCTGCTTCTTGCTCATGCAGTTGCGGCAAACTTGTATAAGACCAAATATCAGGTTCCAACACTATTATATCTTTACCAAATAAGTTGAATTTTAcaccaagaaaatatatatatatatatatatatatatatatatatatatatatacgcctTTGTCGTACTGACGTTGTGTTGACTTAAACTAGACTAGCCATGGCCTGATTAACCAAATCACGTTCACTATGTTCAGGCAAAGCAAAAAGGTGTTGTAGGGATAACAGTTGATTTGGATTGGATGGTTCCATATTCTAAATCGGAGAAAGATCGTGCTGCCGCGTTACGTGCCATTGATTTTAGATTTGGatggtatgtttttctttaattagtttttttccaTGGTCAcacctgtttttgtttttaaattataggaCGATTACGTCGTTTCATATCCTGATCTCAATTTGTGgatggttttatattttgttgcaGGTTCATGGACCCCTTGACAAAGGGTCGCTATCCCCTCAGCATGCGCACTCACGTACGTGGAAACCGATTACCCGTTTTCACTCCAGAGCAATCGAAGCTGGTGAAGGGATCATACGACTTTATCGGATTAAACTACTATACTGCCAATTATGTTGCTGATGTACCTGAAGATAAGTCTCTGAACAAAAGCTACTTGACAGATGCTCTTGTTAATAAAACAGGTACGTACTAATTCAACAGTACTCGTACAGCTAGCATTGATCGATATATACGTTTGTCTTATCCATTTATCGAATATTAACTACATCgtctattttttgtttggctGTGCATGGCAGGTGAGCGCGACGGGGTCCTCATTGGTCCACAGGTATATGAATTAtaagtaaattaatatatatttttcactgAATGGATGATACTGGATCTGATATATGGATTGCAAAATATATGGATTTAATAGCTATTTTCTATCCACCTTACCATCAGTACATGATGACAGaagaaagcagtcttgggcaaaTTTTTATGTAGTGATCAGTTCATTTTCTATAAATCTTAGGCTGCTTCGGATTGGCTCTATGTCTATCCTAGAGGAATCTACGATCTTCTTGTCTACACAAAAACCAAGTACGGTAATCCAGTAATTTACATCACCGAGAATGGTaattttctcaacctttttcaattattGTTGCATAAAGTCGATGATGAATTCTTGGATGTcccattttatctaattaagcTAAACTGTAATCTTTTATTAGGAGTCAATGAGCACAATAATGCCTCAATACCTCTTCAGGAAGCTCTTGTGGACACCCACagaatttattatcattataagcACCTTGCGTATGTTCATAAGGCTATTGGGTAAGTGCTTAATcatacaactctctctctctctgtctctctctctctctctctctctctctctctctctctgtgatctATGTATGATCTATGAccttcaattctttttttttccttggaataGGGTGGGCGTGAGAGTTGAAGGATACTTTGCTTGGTCATTCTCGGACACCTTTGAATGGTTTTCTGGTTATACGATTCGGTTTGGCATCCACTTTATCGACTTTGAGAACGGATTGAAGAGACACCCTAAACTTTCAGCAAAATGGTTCAAGAATTTCCTCaagaaatagaaatgaagaTTTTCGCATTACGAACTGCCTATCAATAAATTGAGCATGTATCTCTTCTCTATGAGTAATATTGTACTTTttgaattatgtaattttctttctGTATTGGCTGAAACGCTTGCAGAATAATAAATTGCTTTGCGGACGGTCTCCGCCTTTTATCATACGTGGTTGTTCAAATTTTTGGCATTCTTAGTgtgttgaaattttaaaaactaacgCCGTTTGGAatgtgaaagtatttcatctcatttcattattataattttttaaaatttttacataaaatataataaataatttaattttttcaaatctcaaaacaataataatattaaaaaataatattttaataatattttattcaattttcaactttcatctaaaaccatctcatctcactacaacaaatttgagattttgggacgaaattatttagggatgaaaaaaatttcgtccctaaaagtcatttcttgggacgaaatttaaatttcgtcccaaaaaattgatgactttacaaaacaGTTCGAACGTTACAATAACTGTTCGAAGAtaattttctgtgacgaattaaatcgtctcaaaaacttTTTCCCGTTTgaacatcaaaaaataaaatttggcgaagaattaatttattatggcggTTAAAGttcacaaacgttcgaacgattatttgttgcgttcgaacggaaaatattttgtgGCAAATCTGGCGgaaaggtttctaaaccgtccgaacggaatatatttagttagaagaTATTCAAGCactacatttatacattcgaaggtataatat encodes:
- the LOC121238426 gene encoding beta-glucosidase 12-like, with the protein product MAMEGYILIGLLVLVSSFANTINAIAITPRYGISTLNRTSFPKGFTFGAGSADYQVEGATPFYDGKGESMWDYYTHKYPEKIADGSNGDVASEQYHRFKEDFGLLKDMNGDAYRFSIAWTRLIPTGKISDGVNQKGIDHYNQVINELLAQGLTPYVTIFHWHVPIALDHKYGGFLSRRILKDFKDYAELCFKEFGDRVKHWTTVNEPHMFTNGGYAAGVLAPFRCSSWQNMNCTGGDSATEPYTVAHNLLLAHAVAANLYKTKYQAKQKGVVGITVDLDWMVPYSKSEKDRAAALRAIDFRFGWFMDPLTKGRYPLSMRTHVRGNRLPVFTPEQSKLVKGSYDFIGLNYYTANYVADVPEDKSLNKSYLTDALVNKTGERDGVLIGPQAASDWLYVYPRGIYDLLVYTKTKYGNPVIYITENGVNEHNNASIPLQEALVDTHRIYYHYKHLAYVHKAIGVGVRVEGYFAWSFSDTFEWFSGYTIRFGIHFIDFENGLKRHPKLSAKWFKNFLKK